AAGGCCGCATTTCGTGCCCCGAACGTATCGGCTGTCTCGAATCTCCGACCCGACGGGCCCAACGTGTTCGCGGGGTAAAAAAACCGCCCCTCGCGTCGTACCGAGGGGCGGCTACCGACCTTAGGGAGTTTTCGTCCGAGGTGTACCGTCGGCTTGTGCGGGAGCGGAAATTCCCAGGTGCTCGCGTAAGGTCGCGGTCACGCGCTCATAGCTTTCAGGCTTCACCTTTTGGTAGGAAATGCCGTTCAGCCAAAGGGGTTCAAGGTCGAAGGCGAGTTCGTGGATGTTGTCCATGCAGCTCCGGTAATCCCGGATGAGGCGCTGCATGTCCTCGTACGTGAGGTTTGTCTTCATGTTTTTCCCGACGATGTTCAAGAACTGGTCGAGCTTGAGGATCATCTCGGGGCGGGAAGCCTTCTGCAGGATCGCCTGCAAGACCTGGCGCTCCCGCGCGTTTCGACCGATGTCTCCCTCGGGATCCCAGTAGCGCATGCGGATGTACCCGAGCGCCATCGCACCGTTTTCCAGTCGGATGGGCCCCTTGCGATACACGAAACCGGGTTTGTAGTACCCCGGATCCGTCCACTCCACCGGATTGTCCACCGTGATCCCGCCGATGAGGTCGACGAGATCGGCAAATCCTTGAAAGTTGATCGCGATGTAGTAGTCGACGGGCAGGCCTAAAAAGTTCTCCACCGTTTCCACGGAGCCGGTAGGCCCGCCGTAAGCGTAGGCGTGGTTGATCTTGTCGAGCGTCCCGCTCCTCTTCCCCACGCCCTTCAGGGGAATTCGAATGTCGCGCTGGATGGAGAGGATGTACATCGACTTTTCTTGGGGGTTCAAGGTCACGTAGAGCATGGCGTCGCTTCGACCGGAATCCCCTTCTTCCGGCCGTTCGTCGACGCCGAGGAGGAGGAGGGAAACCGGCTTGAGCTGGCGCAGATCGACCTTATCCTCGCGCTTCGGCGGTTCCGTGCGCTTTACCTCTTCGTAAATCGAATCGGCGGTCACGGCGGCTTTGTGGAAGAGATAGGCGGCGTATGCGATTGCCCCCACGAGAAGGATTGCCACCGCCGACCCACCGAAAAATAACGCCCGCTTCCACCGCATGGACTGCTCTCCCTCCCGTAGCTGAACTGCACTCCGTTCCCCGACGCGCAACCAGCGGCACACCGGGAAAGTCTGGTGTCTTGTAAGGAAAAACACGCACGGAAATTTCTAAAGGCATTTTCTAGAAGACGAACGTGTCATCTTTTCCCATGACCCCCGGACATGCACCTTTTAAGTCTAACCGCAAGACGGAAAAGGAGCAAGTAGGAAAGGCGTACCCTTTTTCCAACCCGCACCAAAAGGCGATCCGAAGGGAACGGTCTACGCCGCATACGTAGTGTCTCGCCCTCGTCCCGTATGCACGTCTTGCCCCGAAGAAGCTCGCCGAAAGCGACGTCGGGCGAGTACTCCGTGGCGAGGGGCAAAGAGCACGGCGGCGGCAAAACAGGCGCCCTCTACAACACTCATCATTCCCGAAAGGGAAACGTCCCAAAGAGACGCCAAGAGGTAGCCAAGAATTCCCCCGACGGCCCCCAACACCACGCTTCCGACAAGGACCCCTTCTAGTCGATCGAAGAGAAGGTGCGCCGTGGCGGGCGGCACGACGAGCATGGCAACGGTGAGGATTGCGCCCACGGCGTCGAAGGCGACGACGATCGTGAGGGATAAAAGCAGCATGTACGCGTAGTGGAGGGCGCTCACGGGGATTCCGCTCAGGCGCGCAAACGTGGGATCGAAGCTGAGAACCCGAAGTTCTTTAAAAAAGGCGAGTACGAAGAGGAGATCGGCGAGGAAAACGCCGCCCATCGTCCACACGGCCTTGGGGCCGAGGTCTACGTCCCGCCAAAAGAGGCGATCCCAGGGGACGTAGGCGATCTCGCCAAAGAGGACGTGCTGAAGGTCGATGTGCACGGACTTGGCAAAGTGCGAAACGAGGACCACTCCGAGGGCGAAAAGCGTCGTAAAGGTTACGCCGATGGCCGCGTCGCCCGCGACGCCGCCGGATTCCAAAAGGCGGATGAGAAGCACCGTAAGAATCCCCGCCAGAGCGGCGCCGAGGAGCATTTCGACGTTGCCCATGCTCTTCGTAAGGAGGAAGGCGGCGATCACCCCGAGGAGAACCGTGTGGCTGATCGCATCTCCCACCATGCTCAGACGGCGAAGGACGAGAAAGGTACCCATAAGACCCGAAGCGGCAGCCACCAAGACGGCGGCCAAAGTAACCCAAAGGGCGTCGGCCAAGAAATGTCACCTCCTCCTCCGGAAGCCGCGCGCAGCTCGGGTGAAACCCTATACGGGATCACGAGACGAAACCCCCGGTTTTGTCGGGTTGTGCCGCAAACGCGTACCGCCTGCGAAGGGCGCGGGAGACGAGCCCGCGTTTGGGCGCAAAGAACCAGGCGAGGACGAACCACGCGGAAGCGGTGAGGACGACGAGCGGTCCCGTGGGAAATCGGGGGTACAGCGTGCTGAGGAGGGTTCCGACGACTCCCGAAAGGCCGCCGATGCCTCCAGCGAGGAGGACCATCGCTTCGAGCCGATCGACGAGGAGGCGGGCCGTAAGGGGCGGTGTGATGAGGAGCGCGGACATGAGCACGACGCCGACCGCCTCGAGGCCTACGGCGACGGCGAGGGTGAGGAGGAAGGTAAAGGCGAAGTCCATCGCCCGCACGGGATAGCCGAGGGTGCGCGCGTAGAGGGGGTCAAAAGCCCATAACTTCCAGGCGGGAAAAGGAACGAAGATCGCAAAGACGAGGAACAGGGCCACCGCGCCCATCACCTGCACGTCGCGCCCCACGAGGGATGCGGCTTGCCCAAAGAGAAAGGAATCCAGACCGCTCTGTCCGCCGGATTGGGTCTTGGCGACGAGGGTGAGAAACACCGTCCCCAACCCGAAAAAGGTCGTAAGCACGATGGCCAGGGCCGTTTCCGGCTTAACACGCGTCCAGCGGGGAATCCGTACAGAAAGGTACGCCGCAACCCCGCGGTGATCGACGCGCCCAAAAGAATGGCAATCGGCTCTTTCCGCAGGAAGATCAGATAGGCGAGGGCGACGCCGGGAAGGGCGGCGTGGGACATCGCGTCTCCCAAAAGCGACTGCCGCCTGAGGAGGGCGAAGGATCCGACGATGCCCGTGGCAAATCCGAGGAAAAACGTACCCCCCACCACCCAGCGCACGTTGGGATCGGCAAAGAGGGAGAGCGCGTAGGCTACGAGGTGCACGGGCCTCACCTCCCTTCCGCCGAAACGTGGGAAATCGCCGCATCAAACGGAGTCTCTGTGGGCACAGGGGGCATCTCGGAGGAAGGAAGGGAAAGCCGCTCGCCTTCCTTCCTTAAAGCCGCGGAGGATCCTTCGACCAAAAGGAGCCGTCCGCCGTACGCCTCGGCCAGATGCTCCGGCGTAAAGGCCACATCCATCGGACCTGCCGCGATCACGCGCCGGTTCAAGAGCACGACCCATTCGAAGTACTCCCGCACCGTCTGCAGGTCGTGGTGCACGACGAGAATCGTCTTTCCGTCCCGACGAAGTTCGCGAAGCACGTCGAGGATGGCCCGCTCCGAGGCGGCGTCCACGCCGGCAAAGGGTTCGTCGAGGAGGTAGAGGTCCGCCTCTTGGGCGAGGGCGCGCGCGAGAAAGACGCGCTGGCGCTGGCCTCCAGAAAGTTCGCCGATTTGTCGGCGGCGGTATTCCGCCATACCCACGCGTTCGAGGGCGGACTCGGCTGCCGCATAGTCTTCCTTGCCCGGACGGCGGAAAAGGCCGAGCCGGCCGTACCGCCCCATGAGGACTACGTCCCACACCGTGACGGGAAAGTCCCAGTCCACCTCTTCCCGTTGGGGGACGTAGGCCACGCGTCGGCGCGCCGCCCGGTACGGTTCTCCAAAGACGTATACTTCTCCCGATACCCGGGGGACGAGTTCGAGAACCGCCTTGAAAAGCGTGGACTTCCCCGCGCCGTTGGGTCCCACGATTCCCGCGAGTACCCCCTGCGGGATTTCAAAGGTGACGTCCTCCAAGGCGACGTGTCCGGGATACGCTACGGCGAGTTTGCGAACGGATAGGGCCGGCGTCGGAACCACCTCTCCCACCTCCTCACTTCAGCGCCTCGACGATCGTGTCCACGTTGTAGCGAAACATTCCGATGTAGGTCCCCGCCGGAGTTCCGGGTTCGCCGAGGGCATCCGAGTACAGTTCGCCGCCGATCTTCACCTCGTGCCCGCGCCGTCTCGCGCCTTCGACGACCGCTTCGATGAAGCGGCGGGGAACGCTCGACTCGACGAAGATCGCTTTGATCTTGCGCTCGACGATGAAGTCCACGAGCTCCTGAATGTCCTTGAGGCCATACTCGGTGTCCGTGCTAATCCCCTGAAGTCCTCGGACTTCCACGCCGTAGGCGCGGCCGAAGTACCCGAAGGCGTCGTGGGCGGTGACCAGTACGCGTTGCCCTTCGGGAATCTCCGCAATTCGGGCCCGGATGTACGCATCGAGCTCGTCGAGTTCCTTGAGGTACCGTTCGGTGTTGGCGCGGTAGGCTTCGCAGTGTGCAGGATCGACCTCGCACAAACCGTCGCGCACGCGTTCGGCGGCCTTTTTCCACAGGCGGACGTCGAACCAGATGTGCGGATCGTAGTGGCCTTCGAATTCCTCGGGCTCGCGCAGTTGGTCTTCGGGGATGTATTCGCTCACGGCAAACGTGGGTTTTTGCCGGGACATGCGGACGAAGATGTCGCCCATCTTGCCCTCGAGGTTGAGCCCGTTGTAAAAGATCACGTCCGCTTCCTTGAGCTTGTTCATGTCGCCCTGTGTGGCCTTGTACAGGTGCGGGTCTACACCGGGGCCCATGAGCCCGGTGACCTCTACGAATTCTCCTCCGATTTGCTGCACCAGGTCCGTGATCATCGTTGTCGTCGTGGTGACGCGCACCTTAGACGAAGGGTCCCGATCGGACCGAACGTCTGCGGATTTCTGCGAGCCCCCCTTTTCCCCGCAGGCGGAAAGGAACACCAACCCGATGAGGGCCAACGCAAATAGACCGATTCTCAAAAACTCGGCAAGGCGTTTCTTGGGACGCACCACCCTTACCTCCTTTCCCGATGCCTTAAGGACGCGCAGGTCTGCGGGCGTTTCCCAGACTTCGCCACGCGCGCGGTGTCTCCGAACCGTACGGCCGCGGGAAGCCGAGATGAATTTCTTTGGGCTAATTCTATTTGTTTAGGAGAACAAAGTTTACCTAGGGAAATCATAAGGCGTTGTACCAATCCGTGTCAAGGGAAACGGCTCGAAAAACCCGAAAGCTCCCTGCGGAAGTCGCTTTGACAGGAAAAACGCCCGAGGCGTAGGATAGGCAGAGGGGGGCGACGAACGGACTTCTTTGGACGTACAGCCGCGAAACCGAGGCATACGCCCATGCAAAGGAGGCGCGGCTTTGGAACTCCTCAAGCTCTTCTACGGAGCTGTCGTCGGGCTCCTCCTCGGGCTTACGGGGGCCGGAGGCTCCATCGTTTCCGTCCCCATCCTCATCTACCTCCTGGGGTACGACGCCCACGTCGCCACGGGCACGAGCCTGATCATCGTAGGAACCGGGGCGCTTGCCGGCGTCGTCCAGTACCTCCTCACCGCGCGCCAACGCATCCAATGGACGGTGGGCGTCCTCTTTTCCCTTTTGGGATTCGTAGGCGTCGGGATCGGTTCGTACGTAAACACCCTCCTCCCTTCGGCCGCACTCCTCTACGGCTTCGGCCTCCTCATGGAGGTCGTCGGGATCTACACTTTGCGCAAGCGCTCCTCCGAGGAAGACGACTCCTCCCCGTTTCGCTTTCGCCTTTCGGGATGGGGAGAAATCCTCCGCGCGACTTTCGCCGCCTTGGGCGTGGGCTTCCTCACGGGGCTCTTCGGCGTCGGGGGAGGGTTCCTCATCGTACCCGCCCTCCTCTTCGTCCTCAACTTCCCCATGCGCGAAGCGCTCGCCACGAGCCTCCTCGTGATCACGCTCAACAGCGCCGAAGGCGTGATCGCCCGCCTCCTCGGCTTAGGGAAGATCCACTTCGAAGGACTCCTCTTTCTCACCCTCGGGACGATCCTCGGGATCGGCGTGGGCGTGGTCGTCGCCCGCCGCCTTCCGTCCAAGCTCTTGGGAAAGATCTTCGCCTGGTTCGTCATCGCCGTCGGGGTGTACATGATCCTCCGGACGTACTTCTTGGGTCCGGGCGGCATCGGCGGACCGGGACCGTAAACCTGCGCGCAAAAAAACCGCCCCGCGAAACGCCACGGGGCGGTTTTTCGTTCGGCTTTGCTTCGTCCGTATGCGAAACTCTTGGGCCGCGGCTACTGCCCTCCGCTCCCCGCAAGGTCGCGGAGGACGTCCGAAACGGTACGTCCGCGGGATTCTTCCTCGAGCGTGCGGCGCGCGAGGGCGATCTGCTCCGCCACGGCTTCCTCAGCGGGGCCGCCGAAGAGCTTCCGCCCCGCAACCGAAGCTTCGGGAGAGAGAAGCTTCAGGTCTTCGGGACGAAATGCCGCGTGATGGCGGAGGAGTTCCTCCGGAGTGAGGTCGCGCAGGGACTTTCCGGAGGCGAGCGCGTAGGCGACAAGGTGGCCTACGGCTTCGTGCGCCTCGCGAAAGGGGACCCCGCGCAAGGCCAGGACCTCCGCGAGGTCCGTGGCACAAAGGAGCGGGTCGTCGGCGGCACGGCGCATCGCATCCGTGCGGAAGGTGAGGCTTCGAAGGAGCGGCGCGGTCACTTCGAGGCCCGCGAGCACCGTGTCCACGGCGTCGAAAAGGGCTTCCTTGTCCTCCTGCAGGTCCTTGTTGTAGGCGAGGGGAAGTCCCTTGAGCACGGTGAGGAGGGCGACAAGGTCGCCGACAACGCGTCCTGTCTTGCCGCGCAAAAGCTCGGGAACGTCGGGGTTCTTCTTTTGCGGCATCATGCTTGAACCCGTGGCAAAGGCGTCGTCGAGCTCCACAAAGGCGAACTCTTGGGAGGACCAGAGGATGAGCTCCTCGGCGAGACGGGAGAGGTGAACCGCCACGAGGGAAAGAGCAAAGACGAATTCGAGGACAAAGTCGCGGTCGGAGACGGCGTCGAGGCTGTTGGGGTAGACGGTCGAAAGGCCAAGTTCGGCGGCGGTGAAGAAACGGTCTAAGGGAAAGCGGCTCCCCGCGAGCGCCCCCGCGCCGAGGGGCGACCAGGACGCCCGGCGGTCGAGGTCCGCAAGACGTTCGGCGTCCCGTGAGAACATCCAAAAGTACGCCAGGAGGTGGTGGGCGAGCGTCACCGGCTGCGCCCGCTGGAGGTGCGTGTAGCCCGGGAGGACCACATCGCGATGGGCATCGGCGAGCTCGAGAAGGGCACGGCGCACGTCCGTAAGCATGTCGCGGGCGCGGCGAACCTCGTCGCGGACGTAGAGGTGGAGATCGGTCGCCACCTGGTCGTTGCGGCTACGCCCCGTGTGGAGCTTTCCCGCCACGGGGCCCACGCGCTCGTGGAGAAGGCGTTCGACCCACATGTGTACGTCCTCGTCCGCGTAGGTCCAACGCACCTCCCCTTTGCGGACGGCGTCTTCGATTTTCCTCAGCCCTTCCTCGAGAAGGCGCGCCTCTTCTTCCGTGAGGAGGCCGATCCGCGCGAGCATGCGGACGTGGGCAATCGATCCGCGGATGTCCTGCGAAACGAGGCGGACGTCGAAAGGGATGGAAGCCGTATAGCGCTCGACGACTTCTGCGGTGCGCTTGGCGAAACGACCCCCCCAAAGTTTCCCCGGGGCGCCTGAAACCCCGGGGTCAAAGGAGCCCTCGTGTTCCGTGTGCACCCCATGTCCTCCTCTTGCGGTTCCCCGCGTTCACCCTTCAGAAACGGGAGACGAGGAAAGTTCTTCCACACGGAATGCCCCGCCGGAGACGGGATTCAAGCTGCGGAAGAGTTCCGTGGGGAGCCCCCAGAGCTTGAGGAATCCTTCCGCCGCCCGATGGTCGAAGAGGTCCCCCGTCTGGTACGTGGCGAGATCGTGGCGGTAGAGGCTCTTGGGAGCCCGGCGCCCCGTGACGACGATGCTTCCCTTGTAGAGCTTTATACGCACGTCTCCCGTCACGGGCTTTTGCGTGACGGCAAAGAAGGCGTCGTACGCTTCTCGCAAGGGAGAGTACCAGAGGCCGTTGTACACGAGGCGCGTCCATTCGAGTTCGAGCACCGGCTTTACGTGAAGGACTTCGCGCGGGAGGACGAGCGCCTCCAGGGCGCGGTGGGCTTCGATGAGGATGAGGGCGGCGGGCGCCTCGTAAACCTCGCGCGATTTGATCCCCACGAGACGGTCTTCGATCATGTCGATGCGGCCGACGCCGTGGCGTCCCCCGATTTCGTTGAGCGCAGTGATGAGGGTGACGAGGTCCATCGTCTCGCCGTTGAGGGCCACGGGACGCCCTTCCGCAAAGGTGAGGACGATTTCCTCCG
This is a stretch of genomic DNA from Brockia lithotrophica. It encodes these proteins:
- a CDS encoding metal ABC transporter permease, which codes for MADALWVTLAAVLVAAASGLMGTFLVLRRLSMVGDAISHTVLLGVIAAFLLTKSMGNVEMLLGAALAGILTVLLIRLLESGGVAGDAAIGVTFTTLFALGVVLVSHFAKSVHIDLQHVLFGEIAYVPWDRLFWRDVDLGPKAVWTMGGVFLADLLFVLAFFKELRVLSFDPTFARLSGIPVSALHYAYMLLLSLTIVVAFDAVGAILTVAMLVVPPATAHLLFDRLEGVLVGSVVLGAVGGILGYLLASLWDVSLSGMMSVVEGACFAAAVLFAPRHGVLARRRFRRASSGQDVHTGRGRDTTYAA
- a CDS encoding sulfite exporter TauE/SafE family protein — protein: MELLKLFYGAVVGLLLGLTGAGGSIVSVPILIYLLGYDAHVATGTSLIIVGTGALAGVVQYLLTARQRIQWTVGVLFSLLGFVGVGIGSYVNTLLPSAALLYGFGLLMEVVGIYTLRKRSSEEDDSSPFRFRLSGWGEILRATFAALGVGFLTGLFGVGGGFLIVPALLFVLNFPMREALATSLLVITLNSAEGVIARLLGLGKIHFEGLLFLTLGTILGIGVGVVVARRLPSKLLGKIFAWFVIAVGVYMILRTYFLGPGGIGGPGP
- a CDS encoding metal ABC transporter permease, translated to MLRPPQAAVAFGRRDVPRRPSRRRPRLSDLPAERADCHSFGRVDHRGVAAYLSVRIPRWTRVKPETALAIVLTTFFGLGTVFLTLVAKTQSGGQSGLDSFLFGQAASLVGRDVQVMGAVALFLVFAIFVPFPAWKLWAFDPLYARTLGYPVRAMDFAFTFLLTLAVAVGLEAVGVVLMSALLITPPLTARLLVDRLEAMVLLAGGIGGLSGVVGTLLSTLYPRFPTGPLVVLTASAWFVLAWFFAPKRGLVSRALRRRYAFAAQPDKTGGFVS
- a CDS encoding metal ABC transporter solute-binding protein, Zn/Mn family, yielding MRPKKRLAEFLRIGLFALALIGLVFLSACGEKGGSQKSADVRSDRDPSSKVRVTTTTTMITDLVQQIGGEFVEVTGLMGPGVDPHLYKATQGDMNKLKEADVIFYNGLNLEGKMGDIFVRMSRQKPTFAVSEYIPEDQLREPEEFEGHYDPHIWFDVRLWKKAAERVRDGLCEVDPAHCEAYRANTERYLKELDELDAYIRARIAEIPEGQRVLVTAHDAFGYFGRAYGVEVRGLQGISTDTEYGLKDIQELVDFIVERKIKAIFVESSVPRRFIEAVVEGARRRGHEVKIGGELYSDALGEPGTPAGTYIGMFRYNVDTIVEALK
- a CDS encoding LCP family glycopolymer transferase produces the protein MRWKRALFFGGSAVAILLVGAIAYAAYLFHKAAVTADSIYEEVKRTEPPKREDKVDLRQLKPVSLLLLGVDERPEEGDSGRSDAMLYVTLNPQEKSMYILSIQRDIRIPLKGVGKRSGTLDKINHAYAYGGPTGSVETVENFLGLPVDYYIAINFQGFADLVDLIGGITVDNPVEWTDPGYYKPGFVYRKGPIRLENGAMALGYIRMRYWDPEGDIGRNARERQVLQAILQKASRPEMILKLDQFLNIVGKNMKTNLTYEDMQRLIRDYRSCMDNIHELAFDLEPLWLNGISYQKVKPESYERVTATLREHLGISAPAQADGTPRTKTP
- a CDS encoding metal ABC transporter ATP-binding protein, whose translation is MGEVVPTPALSVRKLAVAYPGHVALEDVTFEIPQGVLAGIVGPNGAGKSTLFKAVLELVPRVSGEVYVFGEPYRAARRRVAYVPQREEVDWDFPVTVWDVVLMGRYGRLGLFRRPGKEDYAAAESALERVGMAEYRRRQIGELSGGQRQRVFLARALAQEADLYLLDEPFAGVDAASERAILDVLRELRRDGKTILVVHHDLQTVREYFEWVVLLNRRVIAAGPMDVAFTPEHLAEAYGGRLLLVEGSSAALRKEGERLSLPSSEMPPVPTETPFDAAISHVSAEGR
- the argH gene encoding argininosuccinate lyase, with translation MHTEHEGSFDPGVSGAPGKLWGGRFAKRTAEVVERYTASIPFDVRLVSQDIRGSIAHVRMLARIGLLTEEEARLLEEGLRKIEDAVRKGEVRWTYADEDVHMWVERLLHERVGPVAGKLHTGRSRNDQVATDLHLYVRDEVRRARDMLTDVRRALLELADAHRDVVLPGYTHLQRAQPVTLAHHLLAYFWMFSRDAERLADLDRRASWSPLGAGALAGSRFPLDRFFTAAELGLSTVYPNSLDAVSDRDFVLEFVFALSLVAVHLSRLAEELILWSSQEFAFVELDDAFATGSSMMPQKKNPDVPELLRGKTGRVVGDLVALLTVLKGLPLAYNKDLQEDKEALFDAVDTVLAGLEVTAPLLRSLTFRTDAMRRAADDPLLCATDLAEVLALRGVPFREAHEAVGHLVAYALASGKSLRDLTPEELLRHHAAFRPEDLKLLSPEASVAGRKLFGGPAEEAVAEQIALARRTLEEESRGRTVSDVLRDLAGSGGQ